One Primulina tabacum isolate GXHZ01 chromosome 10, ASM2559414v2, whole genome shotgun sequence DNA segment encodes these proteins:
- the LOC142505706 gene encoding O-fucosyltransferase 38-like isoform X3 yields MNRVCPCLEWISPNQCSTFSDVFDELHFINTLQQDVMIVKELPKELESVPRARKHFTSWSGVSYYEIIHVAKSDSRLANNELPLDIQRLRCRALYHALDFAPSIESLGDKLVECLRFRAKRYIALHLRYEKDMLSFTGCTYGLTDAESKELRVMRKGLVELFDKLEDGKLEVSSLSRLVQKLHQNRYGAGGAAPGIKG; encoded by the exons ATGAACAGAGTATGCCCATGCTTAGAGTGGATAAGTCCAAATCAGTGCAG TACATTCTCTGATGTATTTGATGAACTCCATTTTATCAATACGTTACAACAAGATGTGATGATTGTGAAGGAACTTCCTAAGGAATTAGAATCAGTTCCTCGAGCTAGGAAGCACTTCACTTCATGGTCCGGTGTGAGTTACTATGAG ATAATTCATGTTGCTAAATCAGACTCTAGGCTTGCAAACAATGAACTGCCTCTAGACATTCAGAGATTGAGATGTCGTGCTCTGTATCATGCTCTCGATTTTGCTCCTTCTATTGAGAGTCTTGGAGAT AAGCTAGTGGAGTGTCTGCGATTCCGTGCAAAAAGATACATTGCCCTGCATCTGAGATATGAGAAAGACATGCTGTCTTTTACTGGCTGTACTTATGGTCTTACTGATGCAGAATCCAAGGAGCTCAGAGTGATGAG GAAAGGTCTAGTTGAATTATTTGATAAACTAGAAGATGGAAAGCTCGAAGTATCATCTTTGTCCCGTCTTGTGCAAAAACTTCATCAGAACAG GTACGGTGCAGGAGGTGCTGCTCCTGGAATCAAGGGCTGA
- the LOC142506090 gene encoding photosystem I reaction center subunit N, chloroplastic-like, producing the protein MATMTSSVLACGYAISRPEINPKINLSPCVATPAQKMPMIKAQQQVETSDSGRRAALLGLGAAIFTASISTSSANAGVIDDYLEKSKANKELNDNKRLATSGANFARAYTVQFGTCKFPENFTGCQDLAKQKKVPFLSDDLELECEGKDKYKCGSNVFWKW; encoded by the exons ATGGCCACCATGACTTCTAGCGTTCTGGCCTGTGGCTATGCCATTTCAAGGCCGGAGATCAACCCCAAGATCAATTTGTCTCCCTGCGTGGCCACCCCGGCTCAAAAAATGCCCATGATCAAAGCCCAACAGCAGGTTGAGACTAGTGACTCAGGCCGAAGAGCTGCCCTTCTTGGTCTAGGCGCCGCCATTTTCACCGCCTCTATCTCCACTTCCTCCGCCAATGCTGGCGTAATCGATGATTATTTGGAGAAGAGCAAGGCCAACAAG GAACTGAATGACAATAAGAGACTGGCAACTAGCGGGGCGAACTTTGCTCGAGCGTACACAGTTCAGTTTGGAACATGCAAGTTCCCTGAGAACTTCACTGGCTGCCAAGATCTTGCCAAGCAAAAG AAAGTGCCATTTCTTAGCGATGACTTGGAGTTGGAATGTGAAGGGAAAGACAAATACAAGTGTGGTTCCAATGTGTTCTGGAAATGGTGA
- the LOC142505706 gene encoding O-fucosyltransferase 38-like isoform X2: MNRVCPCLEWISPNQCSTFSDVFDELHFINTLQQDVMIVKELPKELESVPRARKHFTSWSGVSYYEVMKQLWKDYQIIHVAKSDSRLANNELPLDIQRLRCRALYHALDFAPSIESLGDKLVECLRFRAKRYIALHLRYEKDMLSFTGCTYGLTDAESKELRVMRKGLVELFDKLEDGKLEVSSLSRLVQKLHQNRLNVLWIKPD, translated from the exons ATGAACAGAGTATGCCCATGCTTAGAGTGGATAAGTCCAAATCAGTGCAG TACATTCTCTGATGTATTTGATGAACTCCATTTTATCAATACGTTACAACAAGATGTGATGATTGTGAAGGAACTTCCTAAGGAATTAGAATCAGTTCCTCGAGCTAGGAAGCACTTCACTTCATGGTCCGGTGTGAGTTACTATGAGGTAATGAAACAACTCTGGAAGGACTATCAG ATAATTCATGTTGCTAAATCAGACTCTAGGCTTGCAAACAATGAACTGCCTCTAGACATTCAGAGATTGAGATGTCGTGCTCTGTATCATGCTCTCGATTTTGCTCCTTCTATTGAGAGTCTTGGAGAT AAGCTAGTGGAGTGTCTGCGATTCCGTGCAAAAAGATACATTGCCCTGCATCTGAGATATGAGAAAGACATGCTGTCTTTTACTGGCTGTACTTATGGTCTTACTGATGCAGAATCCAAGGAGCTCAGAGTGATGAG GAAAGGTCTAGTTGAATTATTTGATAAACTAGAAGATGGAAAGCTCGAAGTATCATCTTTGTCCCGTCTTGTGCAAAAACTTCATCAGAACAG ATTAAATGTGCTGTGGATCAAACCAGATTGA
- the LOC142505706 gene encoding O-fucosyltransferase 38-like isoform X1, translating to MNRVCPCLEWISPNQCSTFSDVFDELHFINTLQQDVMIVKELPKELESVPRARKHFTSWSGVSYYEVMKQLWKDYQIIHVAKSDSRLANNELPLDIQRLRCRALYHALDFAPSIESLGDKLVECLRFRAKRYIALHLRYEKDMLSFTGCTYGLTDAESKELRVMRKGLVELFDKLEDGKLEVSSLSRLVQKLHQNRYGAGGAAPGIKG from the exons ATGAACAGAGTATGCCCATGCTTAGAGTGGATAAGTCCAAATCAGTGCAG TACATTCTCTGATGTATTTGATGAACTCCATTTTATCAATACGTTACAACAAGATGTGATGATTGTGAAGGAACTTCCTAAGGAATTAGAATCAGTTCCTCGAGCTAGGAAGCACTTCACTTCATGGTCCGGTGTGAGTTACTATGAGGTAATGAAACAACTCTGGAAGGACTATCAG ATAATTCATGTTGCTAAATCAGACTCTAGGCTTGCAAACAATGAACTGCCTCTAGACATTCAGAGATTGAGATGTCGTGCTCTGTATCATGCTCTCGATTTTGCTCCTTCTATTGAGAGTCTTGGAGAT AAGCTAGTGGAGTGTCTGCGATTCCGTGCAAAAAGATACATTGCCCTGCATCTGAGATATGAGAAAGACATGCTGTCTTTTACTGGCTGTACTTATGGTCTTACTGATGCAGAATCCAAGGAGCTCAGAGTGATGAG GAAAGGTCTAGTTGAATTATTTGATAAACTAGAAGATGGAAAGCTCGAAGTATCATCTTTGTCCCGTCTTGTGCAAAAACTTCATCAGAACAG GTACGGTGCAGGAGGTGCTGCTCCTGGAATCAAGGGCTGA
- the LOC142506218 gene encoding uncharacterized protein LOC142506218 translates to MFVSTIRSVLVHKKIFSSLRFTRLHSVPSLAHFTPYVSDSGSEDRNSSLTNSAVVISDSIGSDDNSGKLNLFGVVEILKGMRREPISALSFLKQLKEQEFQHSVETYLAVIDILCFWGLDRKLNSLMLEVIKMEKRHGDCKVSELMEAIVGEIQAEGPCSLVRAFDALVKGYVNLGMFDEAIDTIFEMKRSGVGPHLYLCNFLMNGLIKHGKVDVAIALYKQLKTLVLRPNVYTYGIVIKAYCRKGSFEEAVDIFVEMEEAGVAPDAFIYSTYIEGLCMHGKSELGYAILRSWRAKNFQIDEYAYISVIRGFVKENKLGDAGIVLVDMEEQGLVPKEFSYSPLIRWYCASGDIVTALALHNEMVAKGGKTNCFIVALILQCLCLKGMRHEAVDQFFDFMKSGISLDEVAYNIVIDALCKMGKLEEAVELFDEMKGKKLIPDVVHYTTLINGYCLYGKIFDAISLLKEMNKMGLKPDFITYNVLASGLSRKGLLKEVHFLLDNMKGQGLTPSTVTHKMIIEGLCVGGKVKEAEKYFSSLEDKSLENYASMINGYCESRMVTTAYEVFLRLVMRGFLVKKNSCLKLLSSLCLDGEYDRAIKLFEVMLSSVDGPSRKMYRSLISSLCHAGNMKRARWAFDSMARKGLSPDVIMYTIMLNGYCQVNCLRESIDLFNDMKRRDISPDIITYTVMLDGHSKINLKEVRSQADNEGINNKKLAASTFWSEMKEMVLKPDVICYTALIDSQCKSDNLQGAVSLFDEMIEHGLQPDTVTYTALLSGYCKQGHMGKALTLLNEMSSKGIEPDHRTMSTLHNGIVRVKKVRFQH, encoded by the coding sequence ATGTTCGTTTCTACAATCAGGTCAGTTCTTGTTCACAAAAAAATCTTCAGCAGCCTCCGATTCACGCGACTCCATTCTGTTCCATCGCTGGCACATTTCACTCCTTACGTTTCAGACTCTGGTTCGGAGGACCGGAATTCTAGCTTAACGAACAGTGCTGTTGTAATAAGTGATAGCATCGGCAGTGATGACAATTCCGGGAAGTTGAATTTGTTTGGAGTCGTTGAGATTCTTAAAGGTATGCGAAGGGAACCCATTTCTGCCTTATCTTTTCTTAAGCAACTCAAGGAACAGGAGTTTCAGCACAGTGTTGAAACTTACCTGGCGGTTATTGATATACTCTGTTTTTGGGGCTTGGATAGGAAGTTGAATTCTTTGATGTTAGAAGTAATAAAAATGGAAAAGAGGCATGGTGATTGCAAGGTTTCGGAGTTGATGGAGGCGATAGTGGGGGAGATTCAGGCCGAGGGTCCATGTTCACTTGTTCGCGCTTTCGATGCTTTAGTTAAGGGTTACGTTAATTTAGGCATGTTCGACGAGGCCATTGATACTATTTTTGAAATGAAAAGAAGCGGTGTTGGCCCTCATTTGTATTTGTGTAATTTTTTGATGAATGGGTTGATAAAGCATGGGAAGGTGGATGTAGCCATTGCTCTGTATAAGCAGTTGAAGACACTTGTGCTGAGGCCGAATGTGTATACATATGGGATTGTTATCAAGGCATATTGTCGAAAGGGTAGTTTTGAAGAAGCTGTTGATATATTTGTGGAGATGGAGGAAGCTGGTGTAGCACCGGATGCTTTTATCTACTCAACTTATATTGAAGGGCTTTGTATGCATGGGAAGTCTGAGTTGGGCTATGCTATCTTACGCTCTTGGAGGGCTAAAAATTTCCAAATTGATGAATACGCCTATATTTCTGTGATTCGGGGTtttgttaaagaaaataaactcgGCGACGCAGGGATTGTCTTAGTTGATATGGAAGAACAAGGGCTAGTTCCTAAAGAGTTTAGCTATAGTCCCTTGATCCGGTGGTATTGTGCTTCAGGTGACATAGTTACAGCTTTAGCTTTACACAATGAGATGGTGGCAAAGGGTGGCAAAACTAATTGTTTCATAGTCGCTTTGATTCTTCAATGTTTGTGCCTCAAGGGTATGCGGCATGAAGCAGTAGACCAGTTCTTTGACTTTATGAAATCGGGTATTTCGCTTGATGAGGTCGCATATAATATTGTTATTGACGCATTGTGCAAAATGGGTAAATTAGAGGAGGCGGTGGAATTGTTCGATGAGATGAAGGGAAAGAAGTTGATTCCAGATGTAGTGCATTACACCACTTTGATAAATGGCTATTGTCTTTATGGAAAGATTTTTGATGCTATAAGCTTACTAaaggaaatgaacaaaatgGGATTGAAACCCGATTTTATAACTTATAACGTTCTTGCCAGTGGATTGTCTCGAAAGGGTCTATTGAAAGAGGTGCATTTCCTTTTGGATAACATGAAAGGACAAGGTTTGACTCCAAGCACTGTGACACATAAAATGATAATTGAAGGCTTGTGCGTTGGAGGAAAAGTCAAGGAAGCTGAAAAGTACTTCAGTAGTTTAGAAGACAAAAGTCTCGAAAATTATGCTTCCATGATCAATGGGTACTGTGAATCGAGAATGGTGACAACAGCTTACGAAGTTTTTCTCAGATTGGTCATGCGAGGATTTCTAGTAAAAAAGAATTCTTGTTTAAAACTTCTAAGCAGCCTCTGTTTGGATGGCGAATATGACCGAGCTATCAAGCTGTTTGAGGTAATGCTCTCTTCTGTTGACGGTCCTAGCAGGAAAATGTACAGAAGTCTCATATCTTCTCTGTGTCATGCTGGAAATATGAAAAGGGCTCGATGGGCATTTGATAGTATGGCCAGAAAAGGATTGTCTCCTGATGTAATAATGTACACCATAATGTTGAATGGTTATTGTCAGGTGAATTGCCTGAGAGAATCCATTGATCTCTTCAATGATATGAAGAGAAGGGACATTAGCCCTGACATAATCACTTATACTGTCATGCTTGACGGACAttcgaaaataaatttgaaagaaGTTCGATCTCAAGCAGATAACGAAGGAATCAATAACAAGAAACTGGCAGCTTCAACCTTCTGGTCTGAAATGAAGGAGATGGTATTAAAGCCAGATGTCATTTGCTACACAGCTTTAATCGACAGTCAATGCAAATCTGACAACCTTCAGGGTGCTGTTTCCCTGTTTGATGAGATGATTGAACATGGTTTGCAACCAGATACCGTCACGTACACAGCCCTCTTATCTGGGTATTGTAAGCAGGGGCATATGGGCAAGGCCTTAACCCTGTTAAACGAGATGTCATCTAAGGGAATAGAGCCAGATCATCGTACCATGTCAACATTGCATAATGGTATTGTAAGAGTGAAGAAAGTACGGTTCCAGCATTGA
- the LOC142505706 gene encoding O-fucosyltransferase 38-like isoform X4, producing the protein MIVKELPKELESVPRARKHFTSWSGVSYYEVMKQLWKDYQIIHVAKSDSRLANNELPLDIQRLRCRALYHALDFAPSIESLGDKLVECLRFRAKRYIALHLRYEKDMLSFTGCTYGLTDAESKELRVMRKGLVELFDKLEDGKLEVSSLSRLVQKLHQNRYGAGGAAPGIKG; encoded by the exons ATGATTGTGAAGGAACTTCCTAAGGAATTAGAATCAGTTCCTCGAGCTAGGAAGCACTTCACTTCATGGTCCGGTGTGAGTTACTATGAGGTAATGAAACAACTCTGGAAGGACTATCAG ATAATTCATGTTGCTAAATCAGACTCTAGGCTTGCAAACAATGAACTGCCTCTAGACATTCAGAGATTGAGATGTCGTGCTCTGTATCATGCTCTCGATTTTGCTCCTTCTATTGAGAGTCTTGGAGAT AAGCTAGTGGAGTGTCTGCGATTCCGTGCAAAAAGATACATTGCCCTGCATCTGAGATATGAGAAAGACATGCTGTCTTTTACTGGCTGTACTTATGGTCTTACTGATGCAGAATCCAAGGAGCTCAGAGTGATGAG GAAAGGTCTAGTTGAATTATTTGATAAACTAGAAGATGGAAAGCTCGAAGTATCATCTTTGTCCCGTCTTGTGCAAAAACTTCATCAGAACAG GTACGGTGCAGGAGGTGCTGCTCCTGGAATCAAGGGCTGA
- the LOC142505916 gene encoding protein trichome berefringence-like 7, which translates to MLPMERMSSFNKSVSFKQRYANIGSPRFSRKNRPSPLFHALIIIGWFVSFFLAVGCGYMYVLPNLTHPFHIKEYRFTNFSGSDNTCDVFDGNWVMDHGYPWYNASECPFVEQGFNCLANGRIDEDYLKWRWKPKNCDIPRVNVRVVLEKLRNKRIVFVGDSMSRTQWESLICFLMTGLEDKGNVYEVNERKITKQIRFLGVRFSSFNLTVEFYRSVFLVQHNWAPKHAPKRVRSTLKLDKLDDISKEWIDSDVLIFNSGQWWVPGKLFGTGCYFQVGKTLKLGMTIVSAYKTALQTWASWVDKMINPKLTRVFFRTFEPSHWRNLTLRECNVTKLPLLEVMEEGVNPFSNMVLELVKDMTVPVTVIHVTPMSAFRSDAHVGNWGDMPSLSDCSHWCLPGVPDMWNEIVLSYLLGSFEQDFECKNSLQNCG; encoded by the exons ATGTTGCCGATGGAAAGAATGAGTAGTTTTAATAAAAGTGTTTCCTTTAAACAAAGGTATGCTAATATTGGAAGTCCGAGATTTAGTAGAAAGAATCGGCCGTCACCTCTATTTCATGCTCTAATTATAATTGGATggtttgtttcctttttcttggCCGTTGGCTGTGGATACATGTATGTTCTGCCAAATCTTACGCATCCATTTCATATTAAAGAGTATAGATTTACGAATTTCAGTGGTTCCGATAATACATGTGATGTATTTGATGGAAATTGGGTTATGGATCATGGTTACCCGTGGTACAATGCTTCAGAATGTCCTTTTGTAGAGCAAGGATTCAATTGTCTAGCCAACGGTCGGATAGATGAAGATTATCTGAAATGGAGGTGGAAGCCAAAGAATTGTGATATTCCAAGAGTTAATGTGCGGGTTGTTCTGGAAAAGCTACGAAATAAAAGAATTGTTTTCGTTGGCGATTCAATGAGTAGAACACAGTGGGAATCtttgatttgttttttaatGACCGGTTTGGAAGATAAGGGGAATGTTTACGAAGTTAATGAGAGAAAAATAACGAAGCAAATTAGATTCTTGGGTGTAAGGTTTAGTTCCTTTAATCTCACCGTTGAGTTTTACAGATCGGTTTTTCTTGTGCAACATAACTGGGCGCCTAAACATGCACCAAAGAGAGTTAGATCAACCCTTAAGTTGGACAAGTTGGATGATATCAGTAAGGAGTGGATTGATTCGGATGTTCTGATTTTCAATTCGGGTCAGTGGTGGGTCCCTGGAAAGCTCTTTGGGAC GGGATGCTATTTCCAGGTTGGTAAGACTTTGAAGCTTGGAATGACAATTGTTAGTGCTTATAAAACTGCGCTACAAACTTGGGCATCTTGGGTTGATAAAATGATTAATCCAAAACTTACCCGAGTGTTCTTTCGAACATTTGAGCCATCTCACTGGAG GAATTTGACATTGCGGGAATGCAACGTGACTAAGTTACCGCTTTTAGAAGTTATGGAAGAGGGTGTGAATCCATTTTCAAACATGGTACTCGAATTGGTGAAAGATATGACTGTTCCTGTTACTGTAATTCATGTAACTCCAATGTCAGCTTTTCGAAGCGATGCACATGTTGGCAATTGGGGAGACATGCCTTCTTTATCTGACTGTAGCCACTGGTGTCTACCTGGAGTACCTGATATGTGGAACGAGATAGTCCTTTCCTATTTGCTTGGTAGCTTCGAACAAGATTTTGAGTGCAAGAATTCA CTTCAGAACTGTGGGTAA
- the LOC142505815 gene encoding LOW QUALITY PROTEIN: BTB/POZ domain-containing protein At2g13690-like (The sequence of the model RefSeq protein was modified relative to this genomic sequence to represent the inferred CDS: deleted 1 base in 1 codon), whose amino-acid sequence MNDTTRLKSKPNHRRRRFRWCCSFSTPLLSPENPTEFRSHSSKKMELNSNSPQKLPLARRILSPGRVSPIPDDTSIFHATPKERTPLKPPTPAQKEGNMGIFYVRLSLEGRNGESLILELDSEILATNSSIFADLIADYRKNLRGGICKIEVPDVENLNVFRETIELMLEVDIQKKLLKIGVLRAIDLLEVSAGIMFARGVSSCLKYLEAVPWTEEEEEKLRNVLNSLNLDAAATAKVLDRLFSHVSVDSQQTLTKYLILSITTCTNANARNELKALVKALLCKSSVYEKDSLELNKQDIFAICESCLVSLVSLLEEASKNDTDQKPAKKDKDDKPLLERISKQVDNINWLLDILLDHLMAEEFVDLWASQRVLHKMHENASPMVRYELSRVSATLFIAMGNRKLHCRSETRLTLIQVWFRPMLSDFGWLQRCRKGLDMKALEEAMGQALLTLPLKQQNVLFMEWFGCFSKCGMECPNLSKAFQIWWRRSFIHGLGTLGKHSCSHFVKTLVKPFWPFLNAVRVWKVVV is encoded by the exons ATGAATGATACCACGCGCCTCAAATCTAAACCGAACCACCGTCGCCGCCGCTTCCGTTGGTGTTGCTCCTTCTCTACTCCACTCCTCAGCCCGGAAAATCCAACCGAATTCCGCTCACACTCCTCTAAAAAGATGGAATTAAACTCCAACTCCCCTCAAAAGCTCCCTCTCGCCCGGCGCATCCTCTCACCTGGTCGGGTTTCACCCATCCCGGATGACACGTCAATCTTCCATGCCACCCCGAAAGAAAGAACACCCCTTAAACCACCCACGCCTGCTCAAAAGGAGGGCAATATGGGGATTTTCTACGTGAGGTTGAGTCTTGAGGGGAGAAATGGGGAATCTTTGATTCTGGAGCTTGACTCGGAGATTTTGGCTACAAACAGCTCAATTTTCGCGGATTTAATCGCTGACTATCGGAAGAATTTGAGAGGCGGAATATGTAAGATCGAAGTACCCGACGTGGAGAATCTGAATGTGTTTCGTGAAACGATCGAGCTCATGCTTGAGGTGGATATTCAAAAGAAGCTCCTCAAAATTGGGGTCCTTCGAGCGATTGATCTATTAGAG GTATCAGCAGGTATAATGTTTGCCAGGGGTGTTTCTTCATGTTTAAAGTACCTTGAGGCGGTACCTTGGACCGAAGAAGAAGAGGAGAAGCTGAGGAATGTGTTAAATAGTCTTAATCTTGATGCTGCTGCTACCGCAAAAGTCTTGGACCGGCTCTTTAGCCATGTCTCTGTCGATTCCCAACAGACTCTGACCAAATACCTTATTTTGTCTATTACCACCTGTACCAATGCTAATGCTAGGAATGAATTGAAAGCTTTAGTTAAAGCTCTACTATGCAAAAGCTCTGTCTATGAAAAGGACTCCCTGGAGCTGAATAAGCAAGACATTTTTGCCATTTGTGAGTCATGTCTGGTTTCACTGGTCAGTCTACTTGAAGAGGCCTCCAAAAATGATACAGACCAAAAGCCTGCGAAAAAGGATAAAGATGATAAACCTTTGTTAGAGCGCATCTCAAAACAAGTTGACAACATAAATTGGTTGCTTGATATCCTACTCGATCACCTAATGGCTGAGGAATTCGTGGATTTATGGGCAAGCCAAAGGGTACTTCATAAAATGCATGAGAATGCATCTCCAATGGTTAGATATGAACTTAGTCGTGTATCAGCTACGCTTTTTATTGCAATGGGCAACAGGAAACTGCATTGTCGGTCAGAAACAAGGTTGACTCTGATTCAGGTATGGTTTAGACCGATGCTGTCAGACTTTGGTTGGTTACAGAGGTGCAGAAAAGGACTAGATATGAAGGCATTGGAGGAGGCTATGGGTCAAGCGCTCCTTACGCTCCCTTTGAAG CAACAAAATGTGCTCTTTATGGAGTGGTTCGGTTGTTTCTCTAAATGTGGCATGGAGTGTCCTAACCTGAGTAAAGCATTTCAAATCTGGTGGCGTCGATCATTCATCCATGGTTTGGGGACTTTAG GAAAGCATTCATGCAGTCATTTTGTTAAAACATTGGTTAAGCCATTTTGGCCATTCCTCAACGCAGTGAGGGTTTGGAAAGTCGTTGTATGA
- the LOC142505568 gene encoding uncharacterized protein LOC142505568, whose amino-acid sequence MIKINSAPPIHLHCGQKFPRIHHMKLNLHCCRTNHHHSTCLSPTSRSRAILAGKRELMEMIKDLPESSFELSLKDIVEDHAEVKEVVLVDEIREANHKTGKRIIQRRNNNNKNTSSKICRTESMESGVFLLKMFLPASLISSKKRSGSRKWPINNGSQPASEGSEKSQTSSKWWKITFLFLRDYKNRRNIGGNINSEISCRKNRLVDGSSQWWLCFHRKCRSSGQSGSLF is encoded by the exons ATGATCAAGATCAATTCAGCACCACCGATTCACCTCCATTGTGGACAAAAATTCCCAAGAATTCACCACATGAAGCTAAATCTCCATTGCTGCCGCACGAACCACCACCACAGCACCTGTTTATCGCCGACATCCCGTTCGCGAGCAATCTTGGCTGGCAAAAGAGAGCTCATGGAGATGATTAAGGACTTGCCGGAATCGTCCTTCGAGCTCTCGTTGAAAGATATCGTTGAAGATCATGCAGAAGTGAAGGAAGTGGTGTTAGTAGATGAGATCAGGGAAGCGAATCATAAAACGGGGAAAAGAATTATCCAACGCCGGAACAATAACAACAAGAACACAAGCAGTAAAATTTGCAGAACTGAGAGCATGGAGAGTGGGGTTTTCTTGCTGAAAATGTTCCTGCCAGCGTCTTTGATCAGTTCCAAGAAGAGATCAGGATCAAGAAAATGGCCCATTAATAATGGTTCTCAGCCGGCGTCCGAGGGATCTGAGAAATCACAAACCAGTTCAAAATGGTGGAAGATTACGTTTCTATTTCTACGAGATTACAAGAACAGAAGAAATATCGGCGGAAATATTAACAGTGAGATCAGTTGCCGGAAAAACAG ATTGGTTGATGGAAGCAGCCAATGGTGGCTGTGCTTTCATAGGAAATGCAGATCGAGCGGACAAAGCGGCAGCCTATTCTAA